Proteins encoded together in one Microbacterium sp. zg-Y625 window:
- the ilvN gene encoding acetolactate synthase small subunit — translation MSKHVLSLLVEDKPGLLTRVAGLFARRGFNIDSLAVGVTEVPGLSRITVVVDVDELPLEQVTKQLNKLINVIKIVELDPAASVQREHMLVKVRADNQTRSNVIEVVNLFRASVVDYATDAVVVEVTGDRGKVDAFLRAVEPFGIKELAQSGMVAMGRGGKSITERVLRG, via the coding sequence ATGAGCAAGCACGTCCTCAGCCTCCTCGTGGAGGACAAACCGGGCCTGCTGACCCGCGTGGCGGGTCTGTTCGCCCGGCGCGGGTTCAACATCGACTCCCTCGCCGTCGGCGTCACCGAGGTGCCGGGCCTGTCCCGCATCACGGTCGTGGTCGACGTCGACGAGCTGCCGCTGGAGCAGGTGACCAAGCAGCTGAACAAGCTCATCAACGTCATCAAGATCGTCGAACTCGACCCCGCGGCATCCGTGCAGCGGGAGCACATGCTCGTGAAGGTGCGCGCCGACAACCAGACGCGCTCGAACGTCATCGAGGTCGTCAACCTCTTCCGTGCATCCGTCGTGGACTACGCCACGGACGCCGTGGTCGTCGAGGTCACGGGCGACCGTGGCAAGGTCGACGCGTTCCTGCGCGCTGTCGAGCCGTTCGGCATCAAGGAACTGGCCCAGTCGGGCATGGTCGCGATGGGTCGCGGCGGCAAGAGCATCACCGAGCGCGTCCTGCGCGGCTGA
- a CDS encoding acetolactate synthase large subunit: MSSDTVSAVPRPPARAASAPVLTGAQAVVRSLELLGVTDVFGLPGGAILPVYDPLMDTSEIRHILVRHEQGAGHAAEGYASASNKIGVAIATSGPGATNLVTAIADAYMDSVPIVCITGQVFSTLMGTDAFQEADIVGITMPITKHSILVKRAEEIPGAIAAAFEIAGTGRPGPVLVDITKDAQQQEAPFVWPPRVDLPGYRPVTKAHGKQIQAAAQLLATAQKPVLYVGGGVIRSQASAQLLRLAEATGAPVVTTLMARGAFPDSHPQQLGMPGMHGTVPAVLALQEADLIVSLGARFDDRVTGKASLFAPHAKVVHVDIDPAEISKIRTADVPIVGDLKEVLGDLETAFASATAVQRADIAEWWSYLDGLRDEFPLGYAQPTDGLMAPQYVISRIGELTGPEGVFAAGVGQHQMWSAQFIKYERPNSWLNSGGAGTMGYAVPAAMGAKVAEPDRVVWAIDGDGCFQMTNQELATCAINKIPIKVAIINNSSLGMVRQWQTLVYNGRYSNTDLNTGHNSIRIPDFVKLAEAYGCLAIRVEKEEDVDAAIKLALETNDRPVVIDFVVSADAMVWPMVQQGRSNSSIQYAREHAPTFDQEA; this comes from the coding sequence ATGTCCTCAGACACCGTTTCCGCCGTTCCCCGGCCCCCCGCCCGCGCGGCGTCCGCCCCCGTCCTCACCGGCGCCCAGGCCGTCGTCCGCTCGCTCGAGCTGCTGGGGGTGACCGACGTGTTCGGTCTGCCCGGCGGCGCGATCCTGCCCGTCTACGACCCGCTCATGGACACGTCCGAGATCCGGCACATCCTGGTACGCCATGAGCAGGGCGCCGGCCACGCCGCCGAGGGATACGCCTCGGCATCCAACAAGATCGGCGTCGCGATCGCCACCAGCGGCCCCGGCGCGACCAACCTCGTCACCGCGATCGCCGACGCCTACATGGACTCGGTCCCGATCGTGTGCATCACCGGTCAGGTCTTCTCGACCCTCATGGGCACCGACGCGTTCCAAGAGGCCGACATCGTCGGCATCACCATGCCGATCACCAAGCACTCGATCCTGGTCAAGCGTGCCGAGGAGATCCCGGGAGCCATCGCCGCGGCCTTCGAGATCGCCGGCACGGGGCGCCCGGGTCCGGTGCTGGTGGACATCACGAAGGATGCCCAGCAGCAGGAGGCGCCGTTCGTCTGGCCGCCCCGCGTCGACCTGCCCGGCTATCGGCCTGTCACCAAGGCCCACGGCAAGCAGATCCAGGCCGCAGCCCAGCTGCTGGCGACCGCCCAGAAGCCCGTGCTCTACGTCGGCGGCGGTGTCATCCGCTCGCAGGCGTCGGCGCAGCTGCTGCGCCTGGCCGAGGCCACCGGGGCACCGGTCGTGACGACGCTCATGGCACGGGGTGCCTTCCCCGACTCGCACCCCCAGCAGCTCGGCATGCCCGGCATGCACGGCACCGTGCCCGCCGTGCTCGCCCTGCAGGAGGCCGACCTCATCGTCTCGCTCGGCGCCCGCTTCGACGACCGTGTGACGGGCAAGGCGTCGCTGTTCGCCCCCCACGCGAAGGTCGTGCACGTCGACATCGACCCGGCCGAGATCTCCAAGATCCGCACGGCCGACGTGCCGATCGTCGGCGATCTCAAGGAAGTGCTGGGCGACCTCGAGACGGCCTTCGCCTCGGCGACGGCGGTGCAGCGCGCCGACATCGCCGAGTGGTGGTCCTACCTCGACGGCCTGCGCGACGAGTTCCCGCTCGGCTACGCACAGCCCACCGACGGCCTCATGGCTCCGCAGTACGTCATCTCGCGGATCGGGGAGCTGACCGGACCCGAGGGCGTCTTCGCGGCCGGCGTCGGCCAGCACCAGATGTGGTCGGCGCAGTTCATCAAGTACGAGCGCCCCAACTCGTGGTTGAACTCCGGCGGCGCCGGCACCATGGGCTACGCCGTGCCCGCCGCCATGGGCGCCAAGGTCGCCGAGCCCGACCGTGTCGTGTGGGCGATCGACGGCGACGGCTGCTTCCAGATGACCAATCAGGAGCTCGCGACCTGCGCCATCAACAAGATCCCGATCAAGGTCGCGATCATCAACAACTCCTCCCTCGGCATGGTGCGGCAGTGGCAGACCCTGGTCTACAACGGTCGCTACTCGAACACCGACCTGAACACCGGCCACAACAGCATCCGCATCCCCGACTTCGTCAAGCTCGCCGAGGCATACGGCTGCCTCGCGATCCGTGTCGAGAAGGAAGAAGACGTGGATGCCGCGATCAAGCTCGCGCTGGAGACGAACGACCGGCCCGTGGTGATCGACTTCGTGGTCAGCGCCGACGCCATGGTGTGGCCCATGGTCCAGCAGGGCCGAAGCAACAGCAGCATCCAGTACGCGCGCGAGCACGCGCCGACCTTCGACCAGGAGGCCTGA